One Kineosporia sp. NBRC 101731 DNA segment encodes these proteins:
- a CDS encoding helix-turn-helix domain-containing protein, producing MTNRPTLPSGELISDDECRRATAVVEIVTKRWTSAVMLALGRGATRFGQMEALVEGISARLLSARLRELEHHRLVERVVTPTVPVSVRYHLTPRGHTVLTSMHNLALQERHRSADQEVA from the coding sequence GTGACCAACCGCCCTACCCTGCCTTCGGGCGAACTGATCAGCGACGACGAGTGCCGGCGGGCTACCGCCGTCGTGGAGATCGTGACCAAGCGCTGGACCAGTGCCGTCATGCTCGCCCTGGGCCGCGGCGCCACCCGCTTCGGTCAGATGGAGGCGCTGGTGGAGGGTATCTCCGCCCGCCTGCTCTCGGCCCGTCTGCGCGAGCTCGAACACCATCGTCTGGTCGAGCGCGTCGTCACCCCGACCGTCCCGGTCTCGGTGCGCTACCACCTCACGCCGCGGGGGCACACGGTGTTGACCTCGATGCACAACCTGGCGCTGCAGGAACGGCACCGGTCCGCGGACCAGGAGGTGGCGTAG
- a CDS encoding DUF2071 domain-containing protein yields the protein MDPEPITPLAPRPVGRTVFTQTWAELTFLHWAVEPERVAAYLPPGVRPDTFGGKTYVALVPFRMQGIGLLGSPGVPYFGDFLETNVRLYSVDEKGRRGVVFVSLDAERLAPVLVARLGPGLPYLWSSMGYEREGDRITYTCRRRPYARRLSTSPVVTPWESRFPQHTATSRIGVEVGEEIPADRVGELEHWLTARWGLHQSRYYWPNEHGSWPLRRASLAEFDDEILAAAGFGELAARTPDSVLFSSGVHATFGPRVR from the coding sequence CCGCTCGCCCCGCGCCCCGTGGGGCGCACCGTCTTCACCCAGACCTGGGCCGAGCTGACGTTCCTGCACTGGGCGGTCGAACCGGAGCGGGTGGCGGCCTACCTGCCGCCGGGCGTGCGGCCGGACACGTTCGGTGGGAAGACCTACGTGGCGCTGGTGCCCTTCCGGATGCAGGGCATCGGTCTGCTCGGCTCGCCGGGGGTGCCGTACTTCGGTGACTTCCTCGAGACCAACGTCCGGCTGTATTCCGTCGATGAGAAGGGCCGTCGTGGCGTCGTCTTCGTCAGCCTCGACGCCGAGCGCCTGGCCCCGGTGCTGGTGGCGCGACTGGGCCCGGGGTTGCCGTATCTCTGGTCGTCCATGGGGTACGAGCGCGAGGGGGACCGGATCACGTACACCTGCCGACGGCGTCCGTACGCCCGGCGCCTCTCGACCAGCCCGGTGGTGACTCCCTGGGAAAGTCGTTTCCCGCAGCACACAGCCACTTCCCGGATCGGCGTGGAGGTGGGCGAGGAGATCCCGGCCGATCGGGTCGGCGAGCTCGAGCACTGGCTGACGGCACGCTGGGGGCTGCACCAGTCCCGGTACTACTGGCCCAACGAGCACGGGAGCTGGCCGCTGCGCCGGGCTTCCCTCGCGGAGTTCGACGACGAGATCCTCGCCGCGGCCGGTTTCGGTGAGCTGGCGGCGAGAACTCCGGACAGCGTGCTCTTCTCGTCGGGCGTGCACGCCACTTTCGGGCCGCGCGTCCGGTAG